Genomic DNA from Dermacentor variabilis isolate Ectoservices chromosome 6, ASM5094787v1, whole genome shotgun sequence:
TGGTAGATGACAAGGCACGCTTTACTGTCAACTGTGTTTAATAAGCAGAGACATTCTTTTTTGTGCCTATCACTCGAGTGACCCACTCGGCAGCACACTGTCATAATGAACACAGAATGCCACGTAGCGAAGGTTTGGTGGCTTGATGTCCTTACGTTCACTGTTCTGGCGTCCGCAAAATGGGTcgaatgtttattttttaaacaCAGATTTTACACAGTCACCGAATATTAAATACAAAAAAGTGTCTTCAAAAAATATGTCCATCAAAGAAGTGATCGTAAAAAATGATGCATTAttattttcaaaatattttcacTGTGTACAGCGCCAGTACAGTGTATATATGTTTCTTCTGTTCTTGTTTCATCGCGATCTTTCACCTCagtattatttatgtatttctcCACGACTTGTTTCGCTGGTCACATTAATAACTATGGTAACTTGTGTAAATCATAGATCTGTTCTAGTTCTATATACGTTCATGTAACTGTCGCAGACAATATTCACTGAGTTATCACTGCCTAGCAAGCGTATATGTGTGATGGTACAGAGGCCCTCGTCATGCCGATAATTCAGAGCTGTTCCCCTAGACGTATAACTGACGTCTGTCTCCCACGTAGAAGTGAATTAATGGATTGTGTGCGAAAGGTACTGTGATTTCGACCGGCCGCGGACAAGCCGACGGATGGCAGGATTGCTCAGCTGCTTATAATGTTGGTCGGTTTTCGTGGAGGATCTGACTAGGGGGCGTTCTCCGCAGAGGATGGGCCGCATCGACCGGCTCACGAATGGCGTGGTGATCGGCACGGTGACCACGGCGGTGGTGATTATCCTGGTGATCTTCATCGCCACCGAAAGGCGCGTGTTCATCCAGCACCAATTATTTCCGCTGGCCGCGGGCGAATCCGggccgccgccgccacccgaGGACGTGTTGCCGCCGCAGCCATGGTCCCTGGTCGACCGCCAGGCCTACCTGAGCCACGACATTGTGGCGCCGTCCGCGGGGAAGGGCCACCACACACGCCGCCTGCCCCGACACCTGGTGGCCGTCCACTACGCGCTCGAGCTGCAGCCCCATTTGGAGGGAAAGCCCAAGCAGGTGGACACTTTCCGCGGACACGTCGACATACGCTTCGACTGCACGGAAGGTGCGCGCCTTTACTCTGTATTGGCATCGCCAACCCGTACTTGTGACAAACGTGCATTTTCGCCAGACTGCTTTTGTTGTCTGTGAGCGCATAAACCGAACCCTGTCCTGACTTCTTGCTGCAATGCCGCAGTCCTGGAAACCTTAGGCATAGTGAAATACCATCGTGTTCTAGGAAGAAGTTGGTCTTCAGTTGGTCTCGACGTTAAACTCCGCCAATATTCAAGCTTCACATTTCCCGAAATTCACCTTCTGCGGAGTTGCTGACAAGGGCAAAATGATTAAAATTTTCGGCTTGTCTGGGTCGTCGCAGCTCGCCCATTCTTCAATATGCATGCAGCTAGCCGGTGCTGCGAATGTATGTCCCACTGTATGTCCCGTAAGAACTTTACGCAGGTCAGACGGTTGTCATTAGACGAGGCAGACGCTCAAGCCTAATTAAATCTCGCTGGTAGACCAGCTCCGTATACGCGTCAATGTATTTAAAGAGTCATAACACAGTCAAAGCATGACTTAAGAAAACGGACTCTTCATGCTTTTATTAGCTGTAGTTTGAATTATGGTAAGCTTGAGTATATTTTAGAACGAAGCCCTTAGGCGCCCTTACGAATCCCTTAGGCGCCCGAACGAAGCCCTTAGGCGCCCTTTGGCGCCTACTGcaagcgtcggcggcgtaaccgagcgaacgagcgcagcaaaatatgaaagagcgaacgcggagaagGAGATGAAAGTCGCGAGCAGCGGGCGGCGCAGACCAATGAGCGCGGCCCCTTCAGGGACGTGCGTGCAGGAAACAGGTGTCATACGGACCCGCCCTACCACTCGTTGcatactcgtatctggtctcagccgaaCCGCTCGTTTCGTATTATTGTCTGCTCACGTCacctctcgctcgcgcttgttcgATTTGCTTGGTTTCGTCTCGTTCACGCTTGTTTCGATTTTAATGGTTTGCGTTTGCTTTGTAATCTGGTTGTATGCGCAGCGCggattgtgtagtactttctggaagccacgcggaaCCAGCGATTatactggaaccttcgacgagtcatgtataaaagctgacgcgcttaaCCCGCACATCAGATTTTATAtgattgccgactctgctacatgtctctctgatattcattgcctcactatatcacgaaatgaaaacacgtatacagctgcgctcaaatttcgcattagggagtatcgtaatcatcggtgaattttttacgCACGCGTTCTCGCACGCGAAACGAGAGTTATATTGTTAGCCATCCATTGGTATTGCTTCATTTCCATATTTGTCAGGACTATATAGGCACGCACTAATTATTCGTGCCCTAAATGATTTcgaagaaagcttattgatgtgttttaCCTGCGTCGCGCTATTTACGTCTCTTGGCCCATCCATGCGTAAACGTCTGGAGCTACAGCATAGTCACTTGCTGGACGACTTGACATTATACAGTCATAAAATGACACGTGAATTGACGTCAAATGACTCGCACAGACgtacttgcccgtccgtcgcgacggagatccagtgacccaactcccggactaccgaggccctccacgccccgagaaGACTTCTCagttgccgaggtcagacaggccatcttcgcactcaaccgcaagtctgcgccgggtccagacggagtcaccaacagaatgttgagaaacctcgaggacacgtcgatcgtctttctgaccgacaaaatcaacgagtcctggaatagcgacgttgttcctgcagaatggaagatggcctgcacggtgctcattcccaagcccggcaaggccccaaACATCgggaacctcaggccgatttctctaacctcctgcgtcggcaaggtcatggagcgcgtcgtcctcaacagggtcaacgggtacctGGAAGagaacgaggtttacacgtacgaCATGATAGGCTTCcacgccggactctcgacgcaggatgcaatgaagctaataaagcatcagattgtggatggccgttccagagacgtcaaggctttgctcggtctggacctcgagaaagctttcgacaacgtgctccacagcttcatcgtaaagaccattttagacctgggtctcggttctagattccatagctacgtcagctcttttctaatggacaggaaggccaagcttcgcattggggacttccgctccgacgatgtgcccctcggagggcggggcactcctcagggcgccgtcatctcacccacactgtttaaaatctgtatgattggtctttccgagaggctggcacgcgtagagggcgtcaagcacaccatatacgccgacgacatcaccttatggtgctccggcggctgcgagggcgGAGTCGAGGAATCCATGCCGgaggcgatagacgtgatcgaggagtatctccgccccaccggacttcgatgctcccccgccaagtcggagcttctgctttacagaaaagagaagggaggcagacccaaagattggaagccagtatccgaaagcagcatcagtcttcgcacttgtggcGAGGttgtgatacccagggtcgacgttattcgggtcctgggcatgtttgtcgaattcaacggcgggaacggaacggctctccgcaagatcatcgcaaagacggacaacgctttccgcctcgttcgcagaatcgcaaaccggcaccgaggaatgaaggaaaacaatctcctcaggcttatcaatgccttcgtactatgtcactttacgtacacaatttctatgcacaactggctcagagcggagcgagacaagttcaacgctctcatccgcaaagtggtcaagagggctctcgggctacccgtcaggacccataccgaggatcttcTCAAGCTTGGGGCGCATagcactgccgaggagattgccgaagcccaagagcgcgcgcaactcactcgcctgagcaccacagcggcaggtaaacacatcctcgaagagctgggttaccaatcTGTGGGATTCCCGATGGCCAGTACCCCGATCcttaggtgcattcgagacaagttcgaagtggcccctgtgccccgaaacgttcatcccgtccataacgagggcagacgcaaggccagagcagcagccatcctcaaacagatcaagcaacaaggcattagagcaagcttcgtcgacgccgcggagtacagcgatgggaagacctttgtcATCgctgtggtcgactccagcggcaagatttccaatagtgcctccattcgcacttcagaccccggagtcgccgagcaagccgccatcgccctcgccctgctagacggtcgtgggtccgagatatatagcgattccaaaacggcagttagggcttttcagaagggttgcatcgccaagcaagctgctcgtcttcttagcagctcgagtcgatatgctctcacgcatcattcaatccactcgTTTCCctctcacgtagggtcggtcgagggtgctcccccgaacctcaatgagtctgctcacgaggctgcgcgtgacctcaccgaccgcgctttctctgcaagaagcaccgactcccctcctccctacggccacagggacgctcccgctactcacaacgagatcattaaattcttctacatgtctagaagggtctttccaccccctcaccccaagttgaatagggcgcatgccgtttcgcttaggcttctgcagaccagcacgcatccgtgtctgtccgttctccatgaggcttacccggacgtgtatcgcgacgacgcctgcccctcctgcgggcagaactgcactctagcgcacatgctctgggagtgcgggtcgacataccccaagttcaccaAGGacgagtgggactcgcttctgcgtagccccgctctagaaaagcaaatcctcgctgtccggcgtgcccgcgaccgcgccggtgggctagacctgccggtcccgacatgggactagccgggtgcgcgacgagttcgcgtcctcgccggacctgcaataaagtttcttcactcactcactgaaaTGACACGTGAACAagtcaaaataaataagaaagtacCTGTGAGCTTCCCATAATTCAgtgtttgtgacgtcagcacGATTAAAACTTCTGGACACTCCATTTTGAAAGGTAGAACATCTTCACTAACAAGAGGTGACTGAGCGATGCCGCATGCTACTCTCATTCAATGCCGAACAATGAGGTTACACCCCTCATATTTTGCCGTTCGTGCTTTGACTTTTGCCGACAATACGCATCCCAGACTTAACCAGCGCCACAGGGAATGCAATGTTCGTAACAACGGAGGCCTGGTGTGTGTGTCAATTTACAGTTTGCTTCTAGCACCGTCTTATGAGTACGCTGCAGCTGCAAACAAAGACTACAACACCCGCGAAACCACTTTTTTAAGTTTTATAATCATAGAAGAACGAAGAAAGTGCACCTGTGAAGAAGACTCTGCCTCGGTTAACCCTGGGAGGAAAACTGCACTCGATCACAACGTCCTGTGTAGGAGAATCTACATAAACAGCCAATATTGTTGTTAGGACTAATTTCGCTGCACAagttaatactttttttttcatagaaccGCTTCTGTGTCGGCTAAATGGCCGCGCCAGTGTTGCAGAAAAGTCTCGCATCGAAACCAGATTCACTTGAAAGCACTTCCATATACCTCAGGAAACCAACTCAGAGACGCGACCAAAGAACATAGTAAAACATAGCAAAGAACATAAATGCGACAGGACAGCAGTGTCCTATCTGTTCTTTGTCCGCATCTATGTTGCGCCGTTGATTTCCTGAAGTCAGAATCACCAACTTCAAACTGTGAATCTGCTTTAACTGTTTCATGGAACAAGTATCAAGGATGTAATGATCATAAATCATTCATCTAACGCCAGTAACGCAGGAACACTGTCTACAGCCGCGCTCGAGCGCTGCCTAGCGTTCCAGGGCGGCCATGCACCGAAATGAGGTACCTTGCTGACAAACCAACCGACACAGAAACGCGACTGTCTCTCATGCAGAGGCATTTAGGGGCTAAGGTTGAGAGCGAATAGGAGTACATCGCAGTATATACAGTGCTGGAACCACACATGTACAAGACGAACAGGAGAGCAGACATACACAGTGGTCTGTTGTGTCTTTCCTGCCGTGCATATTGTGCGTGTTCCCCCGCTGTAATTGATTACGCCCCACAAACAAGCCCAACTTCAACTTTCTGGGAACATTTCGCTATCGGTAGCAGCTAATCAAAAGGCTTACTTGCAGAACGTTACAATGGAGCGTCGCGTTGCGCTTACATCGCATGAAACTGTTGTCATGGTCACTGGCGTATACTCTGATGGATACGTGCGGCATAGTTGCTTGCACACCTCTGGGATATTTTAGTAGTAcccacctccccctcccctaaATGCTTTCATCAAggaaaagcctttttttttcttttgcggacATTTAATACGGAAGGACAGATGACAGGACGGAGTGCTACTAACAACCATTCAGTTGTTAGTACAACCATACGCGCAGCAGTATACAGTCCGAGGCGACGCCTTCTATCCTTCCTGATGAATTATGCGCAAAAGAATGGTCTTCCCTTGATGAAGTAAGGCTTCACCAACCAGCCCACGCTGCTAATGTGTCGTAGCATTCAACCTAACAAGTAAGCCCCAGCCAAAACCTTACTTAACTATTTACTCTACCCAGCCTTTTCATCTATTTTGTTTCAGTAAGTGCAGTAGTCAATGTAGATCGATAATATTGCCGCGACATCGAATAGCACACACTCTCATACCCGTCTACACGGCGTTGCAGAAACTCAGGTCATCACTCTGCACGCATCTTCTGAGCTTGAGCTGTCTCTAAGCAGCCACAAGGGCCTTGGCGTGACGGTGCGTCACTCCAAGCCTCCCTTCGCCAAAGTCAAAGCCAACCACTTGACACTGGAGCCGGAAGAGGAGTTTCTCCACATCCAGCTGGCCGAAAAGCTGCATGCTAACGAGTCCTACATACTGAGCATCGCGTTCAGAGGAAAACTGGGCACCGACAGAGGCTTCTACAAGTATCACTACCGCGTCAATGGAAAACTCAAGTAAGCAAGAGCGGGGCTGTGCACAGCCGCCTGCGGAGACGCTCCCCTACCCTTATATGGCCACTTTAGCTATTTATATTTTTCAACGCAATACCCTATTCTCCAGCTGCTGCTACTAATGCACCATTCCTACAGCAACAGAGGCTTTGCACCCGCAAGACTCTCATTAGGCGCGATAAGCAGTTTTTGTACACATTTTAACTACGCTGAAACAAATAAACTATATCAGCCTTTCATATTTAGAACACTTGCAAGAGGGCCTCGAAGTTGTCCTTCACGATCTTTCATCTATTGCAGAGTGCATGATACATTGACACAGTGACTTCGTAATACAATATAATCCCGAGGTAAAGAACTCGTGAAAAGGCACCTGGCATTAGATCTACGCAAGTGTGCGCGAGCGAAGCCTCCTGTTTATGGTACGCGCCTTTGCGccgatcccccccccccataacgctCAAAAACAGCAGctaatcgagaaaaagaaagcagcattgCTAATAAGGCAAAGATGTGTGACTGGCATTGTAGTTAGGATTAAGCTGAATAAGTGTAGTTGTAACGCGCACAGCAAACAACTTGTGATCTATTAGAGTAACATCATGGCTGCCATTGGGAGGAAACGTAGTTGAGGATGGTCAGAGATTTGTTGGTGTGAAGAGATAAAAATATTGCAGGCATAGGTTGGAGTCGGCTGACAAAAGCAGGAATAATTGAAGATCACTGGAAGATGTGCCTGTCATGCAGTGGGCTGATAACAATGACGGTTTTGCTGtgtcgttcttttatttttttcgcttgtCTGTTATTTCAGGCACCTGCTGCTAACGTTCTTCGAACCAACATTCGCACGAAGAGCCTTCCCGTGTTTCGACGAGCCCGACTTTAAGGCCATCTTCACTGTGACAATTGTGAGACCGGAAGGCTACACTGCACTGTCCACTATGCCAGTTCAAAAGCAGGAGGAAAGGTATGCCATCGACCAGACGACACAATGAATCTGCTTCTAGTCAAAAGGCGCCTTTTGGATTTTAGTGGTTTGTTTAGTACGATGATATTACTGGTGCCAATCATCAGGAATCAAGGGATTTtcgaaagaaagacggaaaacaTGTGTTCAAATATGTGCAATCGGTTCGGCATACTTACGCAAAAATGTGTTCGGAATATTATCCGGACCAGCTGAGGATTTCGTTTTCAGTTTAAGTAGCAGACACAGTACACCTTCATATGTTATAAAATCGGGAGACATTACTGAGAGAGAGTTATCATGCGTTGCCTCGTGCTCGGAAGTGCTAAATACTGAACAGAATTATTGGTTAAACTGCCAGCAATTGTTGGGGCCTCACTCACGAGACAACAATCAACGAATATTTCACGGGGTACAGCATTTGTCTCTTCTATAGATATCGCCATAACTTATCAGGGCTTTTTATCAAGAAGTCAGGCATTGATTTAGTGAAATATGTAACTTTGGCATCGGAAAGTTTACTAACAAGCTTGTCTTTTAGATCAGTAATTATGCTGAGggatttcttctgtttttttagCTCGCTTTAGCCTACGGCGTAAATGGATAATTTATCTGGTCATCCACGGATTGTTTTTGTTAGTACGAACATATTTGTCAGGAACGAACTTGTCAATGCAATAATGAACAGTCCCTTTTAGAGCATCCCAGAGTGTCGTGACGTTGCCCATCATGTTATCACAGAAGTCCCAAAAACGGTCCATTATGGCGTGGTCGTCAGCTTTAGTAAAATCCCTCAttagtatttttttcttgttttttgtgcgACTTCGTAACTCCTAGCAGAAAGGAGAGACACACCGCCTTATGATCCAAGACGCCGTCAACCTAATCAACAGTGTATGTAGATAAGTCGTactaataaaaattaaattacttTTTGAACAGGTGCCAGCTACTTCTCTGGTATACTCTGTAACAGTTAGCTTCAAATCACACATGATCATAACATCCACTAACGGGTTAGTGTCAGCATCAAATAATGAAGCGGGGTTACTCCAATCAATGCAAGgaatattaaaatcaccagcgAGTATAATCTTCTCATTAGTGAACAACGCCATGTAATCGTATAGTTCGGACATGTATTCAGCGGTAGCCACAGGGAGTCTATACGCAGCACATACAATAAAAGAATTGTCCCAGCAGTTAACCCATACGAACAAACTTTCGTGACCATCTATTTGGTTCATAACACCAGGCAAGTGGTTTTTTAAGACCATGGCTACGCCACCACCCCTAGTTGGGCGATCTCGACGGAAAACAGTATAGCTTGGAGGAGATAGAACCGAGTCACTAATGTTATCGCCCAACCAGATTTCGGTAATTATTGTTATATGTGGGTCATGTTCAAGAAGTAACAGTCCAAACTTTCCTACTTTATTTACAAGGCTTCGAGCATTGAAATTTAATGACCTCGTCAGGCTTTACCGGCtgtgacctcgtcaggctttaccgccttttgtcgcagttccctctttcatctttgaaggaaaatgaacttcaacttcaacttcaacttcaatatTCTTAAGTGTTTTGTTTCCGCACACGCATTACGTCAATGTGGGGCGCCCCGTTGTTTAGATAGTGCTGCACGTTCGTTCTTAGCGTCGTCCCATACAAACAGTGTACCATCAATTTTGAACTTATCAT
This window encodes:
- the LOC142584464 gene encoding aminopeptidase N-like; translation: MGRIDRLTNGVVIGTVTTAVVIILVIFIATERRVFIQHQLFPLAAGESGPPPPPEDVLPPQPWSLVDRQAYLSHDIVAPSAGKGHHTRRLPRHLVAVHYALELQPHLEGKPKQVDTFRGHVDIRFDCTEETQVITLHASSELELSLSSHKGLGVTVRHSKPPFAKVKANHLTLEPEEEFLHIQLAEKLHANESYILSIAFRGKLGTDRGFYKYHYRVNGKLK